In Nerophis lumbriciformis linkage group LG01, RoL_Nlum_v2.1, whole genome shotgun sequence, the genomic stretch aataagtttttcaacttgtttaagtcggggtccacttaaattgattcatgatacagatatatactatcagatatatactatcatcataatacagtcatcacacaagataatcacattgaattatttacattatttataatccagggtgtggaggggggcaccggatgtaagtgtcaaaaagacagccaaaagagtttgatatgagaataaatctaaagttaaaatatagggtagaaatgcacccatttgcaggaaatgtagtcttgattttcaaaatgttctttcaaggcttgcatgtctacattaaaacattcttcttcatactgcattaatatatgctacttttaaactttcatgcagagaaggaaatcacaactaaaaaaatcactaattttttcatacggtgttgatctggaaatgtttgcctcggcattttgatggtgtggacgtgtggcaccgaacggagataagcgtctcgacagacgttacaatatttgaacaatgatgacgaaaactgttttctctgtcgtgtccgtgtgtcgaaaattgttatgcgcttatttttttatttgattttgtgcgtggcatagatttgccgtgcgcagaggacgcttgagcagtgcgcaattgcgcaggcgcgcaccttagagggagcgttggtcacacggctgcgctagcatcacagctaacgttagccatgctgctacctctctgctgggagaggacgtatacgtatgtgacgtatgacgtgacagtatgtgacgtgtgtaagaaggtgcgcttgctgtctgtgaaagggagacacaggaaagagtgagaagagcctgtcgtgtaatgccagcagctaaaagcaattgcgtgagaatccacagacctgtggatgtgttgaaggtgtgctggaaaatgtggaacggaaaatagggagcagcagaaaagtggaatgtactatttaaataggtgcgttggaaaacacggaccggagtttttttttaaaactggatctggatcggcattttcccatgccttgccgatacgcaatttttggcaaatatcggcggccgatccgatccaaatatcggatcgggacatccctattaaggACACGCAGGCTCATtcaacaaacatttttaaaattaatggtTTTACAGTAATTCCTAATTGTCctgtatttcacctttttttctttcgactactcctcccatgtCTTTCCActaatttcaaccattccacaatTAAGGTATTGGTCTTGATTAAGATAATATAActtgctattttttttaaccaaacatATTCCCGTTTTTTACAGTATTCATgattttccaaaatattagacaatataattggtaccgtatttttcggagtataagtcgcaccggagtataagtcgtacctgccgaaaatgcataataaaaaagaaaaaaaacatatataagtcgcactggagtataagtcgcattttttggggaactttatttgataaaacccaacaccaagaatagacatttgaaaggcaatttaaaataaataaagaatagtgaacaacaggctgaataagtgtacgttatatgaggcataaataaccaactgagcacgtgcctggtatgttaacgtaacatattatggtaagagtcattcaaataactataacatatagaacatgctatacgtttaccaaacaatctgtcactcctaatcgctaaatcccatgaaatcttatacgtctagtctcttacgtgaatgagcttaatacagtaatattatttgatattttacggtaatgtgttaataatttcacacacaagttgctcctgactatgaaaaaaactgcgacttatagtccgaaaaatacggtaaatgtttcaTATAATCAAGTAACATAATCAGGTAACatatttaattgtaaaaaaaaattgattttacccCAAAATTAGATGAAAACGTACTGTTGCAGCAAATAATTTTGGGATGTCATTTTCAACTGTTAAATCACTCCCGTTAACAACCAAAGTTGGACACCTGCTGGGGAGCTCGGTCTTTCAGTTAAATGGAATTGACGCCCACCTTTCACCCCAGTGACTTAGGTTCATATTCCAGCCTACCCAAAAGCATTAATCCTATTTAGATCATTTTGCAGCCATCGATGAGTCATTTAGTTAAATTCCACCTATTACAACATGCATTTataatttctttattcatagtatGTTTTAgtacaggggcggtatagctcggttggtagagcggccgtgccagcaacttgagggttgcaggttcgatccccgcttccgccatcctagtcactgccgttgtgtccttgggcaagacactttacccacctgctcccagtgccacccacactggtttaaatgtaacttagatattgggtttcacaatgtaaagcgctttgagtcacttgagaaaaagcgctacataaatgtaattcactccaCTTCACTACAGTTTATGATCTTCAATATTCAAAATGATTTCAACATTTGAATAATTTCTACAATCAAAGTATTtctacattcaaaccatttcacagtCAAACTTGTTTCCACCCTTCTTTCTACATCCCACTAGCATTTAtcaatattcaaaccattcctactGTACATTCAAACATATTCTTAAAATCATTCCTTCAATACTTTCTTTCAGCATATCTATTCAGCTGCAGCATTGAGGCATTcattttctagttattattaaaaTGAAAATTTCTCTTTCTTGAGTATCATCTCTAAACTAATGACATTTATATTTCAAAGGATACAAATGAACACATTATTGATTATTAGTTAACAACTTCTTGCATAGAGCATGATTCAATACTGCAAAACTGAAACATAAGATCAAAAATACTTTTCTTACTTGGCACTTTACATATCTGACCAATATTTATAATCAAATGTACTTAAGTCAGCCAACAAGGAAACATTTATAATTTGTATTGTATTTAACATCATCTCAGTATGGCCAGTACTGTTTGTATATGCAAATCAAGTTCCCAGAAAGAGTTCTCTTGATTTTTATGGTTGCTATAGTTAAACTTCTGCCTGCTCAAAAATCTTGGGGATGTTGGGCAAAATCAGttcttgtttttttacaaaatgaaaaGGGAAAAAAATTATACAGCAAATAATTACACCTGGGGTTTCACCTCATGCACATTGTGTTATGCTGACTTAGTTTTGGATCTTTATTTTTCTCTTTAAACATAAACCATCCTTACTCTCACAGTTGTATGCCGCACTGTCGCTTCTTTCACACGGATTGCattgttttcctcttttttttgtgtattttattgATGCCCACGGTGTCATTATCTTTCCATTTGGTCAAAAGTGAAGAGCTCTTTACATTCTGGTCCAATTTCAGTAATATGTATGTGCTTGTAAATACTGTGTAATTTGTAAAATGTAAAAGCTCTCTAAACCCACCAGGCTCCGCATGTGACCGGTCTAAATGTCACACTGAGATGCTGTAGCTAATATGCAGTAACTCAAATAGCCTTTAGGGTGAAAAATTATAAACACTGTTTTGGTTTTTAAGACTTGTCTGTAACTTCACTGTCAAATGCTGTGAAATGTTTGTCACACAAACCCAAGGAGCTCGTTGACGTAAGAAGTTTAGGGAATGAGTTTAAAataagtttgtttgttttgcttgCTACATTTTCTCCCAGAATCTGCTCTCTTATTTTGATTTAGGATTTTCTACTGATTTATTTTTCTTAGACAGCCCACTTTCTACCTGTCAGTTGTTTAGTCCAAACACCCGCCAGACTTTGCTGAACCCTAGCAGACCTTAAGCCACTGCCTTTATAATAGGATAGCACCCACACACTGCTTATTGCATTCGCGTTAGCTTCTTAAGAGGCTTAGGAGATGTGTGTGTCTCTGCCCCTGAGGTGAAAGTTGTTGTTTACCTGTCCAAAGGCACATTCAGGACCCTGCCACCCAGAGACTGACGTGGAACACGCCCCCCAAGAGCGTCCTGGTCATCAAGAAAATCCGAGATGCCAGCCTGCTTCAGCCTTTCAAGGAACTCTGCACATTCCTCACTGAGGTATTGCAGAAATTAGACGCTGAATTGTATATTCTTGAGAGGTGGGTGATAAAACTTTGAATGTCTCTCAGGTCAAAAAGATGATTGTTTACGTTGAAAAGAAAGTTCTGGAGGACCCAACCATTTCTGGGGATGAAAACTTTGGGACTATGAAGAAGAAATTCTGCACTTTCAGGGAAGGTATGAAAAACCTCTTGGtgttacactgaacaaaaatataaacgtgaCACCCCTTGTTTTTTCTCCCATAGTTGAACTCAGATATCTAAATCTTATacaatatacacaaaagacctattcctctcaaacattgttcacaaatctgtctaaatttgtgttagtgagcatttcttctttgtcaAGATAatccatatcaagatgctgattaaacagcctgATTTTTGCACAGATGTGCTTTAGGCTGCCCactataaaaggccactctgaaatgtgcagatttatcacacagcacaataccacagatgttgcaagttctgagggagcgtgcagttggcatgctgactgcaggaatgttcaCCGGAGCTGTTGCCtgtgaatttaatttaatttctccaccataagccgtctccaaaggtgtttcagagaatttggcagttcATCCAACCGGCTTCACAACCGCAGAcaacgtgtaaccacaccagcccaggacctccacatccagcaggtgcatctccatgatcgtctgagacaaGCCACCCGgagagctgctgcaacaattggtttgaatTGCTGCACACattgtgagaaaccgtctcaaggAGGCTCATCTGcctgctcgtcgtcctcatcgcggtcttgacctgactgcagtttgttgTCGTAACTGACTTGAgttggcaaatgctcacattagaCGGCGTCTGGCACATTGGAGAGGTGTTCTTTTCACGGATGGTTATCACTGTTCAGGGCAAATGGCAGACAGCGTCTGAGGTTTTGGTattggtttgctgatgtcaacgttatGAATCCattggcccatggtgggggtggggttatggtatgggcaggcgtatgttatggacatcGAATGCAAGTGCATttcattgatggcattttgaatacaCAGACGTGTATTCACCCGAgatcatcacctcatgttgcagcatgacaatgcacagccccatgttgcaaggatctgtacacaattcctggaagctgaaaacatcccagttcttgcatggccagcctcctcaccggacatgtcacccaattaaacatgtttgggatgctgtggatcggcgtgtacgacagcgtgttccagttcctgccaatatccagcaacttggcacagccattgaagaggagtggaccaacattccacaggccacaatcaacaacctgatcaactctatgcgaaggagatgtgttgcactgtgtgagGGAAATGGTGGTCAcatcagatactgactgcttttctgacccccccAGATTCCCAATAAAGCAACACTGTACATTTCACAGcaaccttttattgtgggcagcttaaggcacacctgtgcaataatcatgccttttaatcagcatcttgatatgccacacctgtgaggtgggatggattatcttggcagagAAGAAGTgtccactaacacagatttagaccgttgtgaacaatatttgagaggaataggtcttttgtgtttatagtaaaagttgtagatctttgagttcaactcatgaaaaatgggatcaaaaacaaaagtgttgcatttatattttcgTTCAGTATACATGGTAAAGGCATAAGTGGAAAAAAAACACCTTTAGTGTAAAGAATATGTGAGGTTGGCTTAGATGTGCTAGTAGTGCTGTCAACAACAAAAAGTATGCACATTACAACCTCGCCTTAGAAAAATCCAGTCAGTCCTGTGTCATGCAAGTTAAACCAAAGAATGTAAATAGCTTGAACTAAAAATAAATTGGTTGCAGATTGTTTACTTTCCTTACAATCAGCTAATGAACAGGACGGCATGGTTTTGTTTGTGTTTCAGACATACTTATATTAATAAGTTACATTAAGGAACATCGCATGTTTGCCCAATattacatgtctgaaaaggagtagaaaaAAGCGGAGTTTATTTCTATCGTGGCCCTTCTCCATATCAGTAACTCACAACTAATTCTGACCATATCTTTTACTTGTAGACTGGCacgatattttgtttatttaaatgttgtcATTTCAATTTTGTTCAAAGACAAGAAGGGGGAGTGTTgaacaaaattaaatataaaaaatgtcaGCTTGTGCAGTTCAAAGTAAAGGATAAAATAAGGGTTAAAGTAAACATTTAATAAGAGTAAGATTTTATCACATTATTTATCAAAGTGTTGTCAATTGCAATTTTCTGTGCTCGTGGTGGCTTATTCTGTAGTTGTGCTCATTTGaaaaaaaagcacagagactCGGGTGTGTGACTTTTTGTTTTGGAGCTCGATTCCACAGATTGACACACATCCAAACAGACTAGCTTGTTAGGTGTCATGTTTGACGACTGAGACGACAATTATTTGCCAAGAATGCAATGATGCGGAAAGTGTGTAAGAAAAGAGAGGAAGCCGCCTGCTAAAATTCAAGTAAAGACTtgataaaaaaatgtaacttgcaCATAGGAGAATCAATAAACTGATGACTGAATCATACCCATCTCAGCATGTATTAAACTATTGTTTGATAATACCAACAGATCTGGATGACATCTCCAACCGTGTGGACTTCATCATCTGTCTCGGTGGTGATGGAACTCTGCTGTACGCTTCTTCCCTCTTCCAGGTATGCACATGTGACCACACATTGTGCGTCTGCAACACTCGTTCTAATGCTTTGCTGTCTGAGCAGGAGAGCGTTCCACCAGTGATGGCCTTCCATTTGGGCTCCTTGGGCTTCTTGACCCCTTTAAAATTTGACACTTATCAGTCTCTGGTCACCCAAATTATTGACGGTATAGTTATGTTTCTCCAGCATTACACCGCgtgtaaaacacattttaattgcTCTTTTTATTTCCAGGAAATGCTGCTATTGTGCTGCGCAGTCGCTTGAAAGTACGAGTACACCGAGAGAGGGAGAAGGCCGTCATTGTGACCAACGGAGATGTGGACAGCAGCCACAAAACTGCCAACTATCAGGTAACGCCTCACGTGCACACAGGTGACCTTAGGTTGCCCAAACATTGACACCCAGATGACGACATCATGACTCAGCTGTGGCCTTTGAGCTGAGGCCAGAATGTTGCTTTACATGTCAATGATACACAGGACCTGAAAATTAATCCATTCATCCAAGTGAATTAAACTTAACAGGGCTGTACGGTGCGACAAATTTACTCTCAAATGCGACTAAAAATAGACTGTgcgacttaaaaaaaacaaaaaacaaaaaaacctgtcTCACATGTGCAAAGGGATTTCAAACCCATCACATTGTGCTCCTCAAAgaaatccatccaaatttgataAAACTAGAGTAAAATGTTTGCCCACCTGTATTacgtgtttgaaataaactcataaCCATTAACAAACGGACAAAGGATTGACGTGGAAGTGATCACTCAGCGCGCTGAAACTGTATGTGACTGTGTCCCTTCCTCCTGCGCCACGCACAGAGGGGAGCCCCGCTCCTCTGAGATCACACACTCAGGCCCCGTTTACGCTAAGCCGACTGTTATCCAGGGAAAATCCCACATAACCTTATCCTTgttcacacacaacaatgccaccatttaagaccccctcacccctccgtccgccggcgcaatgcgaccaagtacgcatgcgcggaaaatgctcacgtcatagtcacatccagtgttgctttgagtgcaagttcttaaatttaagttatctgaacaatatccagttttGTGGtaattcaattaactggaattcaGTGTGCTCTGGAACCctgttgtagtgaatcacacctgagacatcataaattagtaaaatctttattagacacgttaacaatgtgataaagaacattttacatcaatcaaactagggatctaaatatatggtcaggacactcctcactcttttgccttcaccttcattgtccattagtttttggtgactttatatactctggactagggatgtcccgatccaggtttttgcacttccgatccgataccgatattgtttttgcatttccgatccgataccgatactgaccgataccgatactggcctatccgagcatgtattaaagtttaaagttatttagcctacttagttgtcacaatcatgttgaaaagggttttagtactcttgataacaactagccagctgaattaggggagtttgaataatacacaatggttggtaacaagaaactgacctgtttattcaaggataaacacaaaatagacaaaattatacatgacaaacagaaatggcatcattgaactagggctgggcgatatggcctttttttaatattgcgatattttaaggccatattgcgatacgcgatatatatctcgatattttgccttagccttgaatgaacacttgatgcatataatcacagcagtgtgatgattctatgtgttttgattgattgattgagacttttattagtaggttgcacagtgaagtacatattccgtacaattgagcactaaatggtaacaccccaataagtttttcaacttgttaaagtcggggtccacttaaattgattcatgatacagatatatactatcagatatatactatcatcataatacagtcatcacacaagataatcacattgaattatttacattatttataatccagggtgtggaggggggcgcctgatgtaagtgtcaaaaagacagccaaaagagtttgatatgagaataaatctaaagttagaataaagtgtagaaatgcacccatttgcagaacgtttaaaagtagcatatattaatgcagtatgaagaagaatgttttaatgtagacatgcaagccttgaaagaacattttgaaaatcaagactacatttgcgttggaaaacacggaccggagtttttttttttaactggatctggatcggcattttcccatgccttgccgatacgcaatttttggcaaatatcggcagccgatccgatccaaatatcagatcgggacatccctactctggaCCAaaacgttgagtctgcgacatacatggcggacagaaactgatacagtctgctttgccagtccaaaagcattcgccgttttccgtagttttccctcgttggccaggtaatacaaagcacatgctaccttttttatcacatccatggaAGCCCGCATTCTTGTTGACTCTTCTtctacaaatggacaaagttttttgctaagtagaatcacagctgacctggacattggaacgtTTGCTTGCtgcctgagaagtgttgtatcccaaatagctgcaatcactttcttttaaggtattcatgtgtgatttctacaagcgtctgtacagacggaagaagaaacacgggcatgtctggatgactctccTCCATATTTCTAGTGGTTACCTCTGAGTTACGCTTTTATTATgaggctggctgtggcgcgttctttctgacgtcacttcctgtgtggggcgcggtttttctggcgtcacttcctgtgtgggcgcggtctttctggcgtcacttcctctctgaactcagtttgtaaacgatcaatgagtgccgaagattcaagaaatacacgccgcactaaaaatttgtccgaggaaggggaccttaaaggggaacattatcaccagacctatgtaagcgtcaatatataccttgatgttgcagaaaaaagaccatatatttttttaaccgatttccgaactctaaatgggtgaattttggcgaattaaacgcctttctattattcgctctcggtcacatcgggaagcaatccgccattttctcaaacacattacaaacacctagtcaaatcagctctgttattttccgtttttttcgactgttttccgtaccttggagacatcatgcctcgtcggtgtgttgtcggagggtgtaacaacacgaacagggacggattcaagttgcaccagtggcccaaagatgcgaaagtggcaagaaattggacgtttgttccgcacactttaccgacgaaagctatgctacgacagagatggcaagaatgtgtggatatcctgcgacactcaaagcagatgcatttccaacgataaagtcaaagaaatctgccgccagacccccattgaatctgccggagtgtgtgagcaattcagggacaaaggacctcggtagcacggcaagcaatggcggcagtttgt encodes the following:
- the nadka gene encoding NAD kinase isoform X4, which codes for MLQNPHAVMHIQDPATQRLTWNTPPKSVLVIKKIRDASLLQPFKELCTFLTEVKKMIVYVEKKVLEDPTISGDENFGTMKKKFCTFREDLDDISNRVDFIICLGGDGTLLYASSLFQESVPPVMAFHLGSLGFLTPLKFDTYQSLVTQIIDGNAAIVLRSRLKVRVHREREKAVIVTNGDVDSSHKTANYQVLNEVVVDRGPSSYLSNVDLFLDGHLITTVQGDGVIVSTPTGSTAYAVAAGASMIHPNVPAIMITPICPHSLSFRPIVVPAGVELKIMLSREARNTAWVSFDGRRRQEICHGDSITITTSCFPVPCICFRNPVNDWFESLAQCLHWNVRKKQNCLSSEDDDLI